The following are from one region of the Segatella oris genome:
- a CDS encoding radical SAM protein — protein MSTIIYPSPIFGPVHSRRLGISLGINLMPADGKVCTFDCIYCECGFNKQHVPTQKRPTREEVATQLETKLREMHAHEEFPDVLTFAGNGEPTGHPDFKAIIEDTIKLRNQYCPKAKISVLSNSTFIFNDSVREALMKVDNNILKVDTVDMDYIRTVDRPLQSSYDIHKIIEGLKLFKGHVIIQSMFMKGKTEDGIDVDNTQEQFVDPWLQAVKSIRPQEVMIYTIDRETPDHALLKATHEELDAIRDRVIAEGIPCTASY, from the coding sequence ATGAGCACAATCATTTATCCCTCTCCCATTTTCGGCCCTGTTCACAGTCGCAGATTGGGGATTTCATTAGGCATCAACCTTATGCCGGCCGACGGTAAGGTGTGTACTTTCGACTGCATCTATTGCGAATGCGGCTTCAACAAGCAGCATGTGCCTACTCAAAAGCGACCTACACGCGAGGAAGTGGCCACGCAGTTAGAGACCAAACTGCGCGAAATGCACGCACATGAGGAGTTTCCCGACGTACTGACTTTTGCGGGGAACGGCGAACCTACAGGTCATCCTGATTTCAAGGCAATCATCGAAGACACCATCAAACTGCGCAACCAATACTGTCCCAAGGCCAAAATCAGCGTGCTCAGCAACAGCACTTTCATTTTTAACGACAGTGTCCGTGAGGCGTTGATGAAGGTAGACAACAACATACTGAAAGTGGACACGGTCGACATGGACTATATCCGGACGGTGGATCGCCCATTGCAATCCTCGTATGATATCCACAAAATCATTGAAGGCTTGAAGCTTTTTAAGGGGCATGTCATTATTCAATCCATGTTTATGAAAGGCAAAACCGAAGACGGAATCGATGTAGACAACACGCAGGAGCAGTTTGTCGACCCATGGTTGCAGGCTGTCAAGAGCATCAGACCGCAAGAAGTGATGATTTATACCATTGACCGTGAGACCCCGGATCATGCGCTCTTGAAGGCTACCCACGAGGAACTTGATGCCATTCGCGACCGTGTTATCGCGGAAGGAATACCTTGCACGGCA
- a CDS encoding cell division protein FtsX: MRKKRKAARNRHGLQVVTLCISTAMVLILLGIVVFSVLTARNMSTYVKENLVVTMMLQDDMTNPEAQQLCSRLHQYSYINKVDFISKEQALKEQTQALGTDPSEFIGINPFQASIEIKLKGDYANNDSLKWITKELKRYPKVGNITYQKGLMESVNTFLQKISFVLLILAGLLTFVSFSLISNTVRLSIYARRFSIHTMKLVGASWGFIRRPFVWRSVAVGIVAALLAVIVLGCFVYALYTYEPEILTVVTPEVMVITALAVFLFGIIITAICASLSVNKFLKMKAGELYKI, encoded by the coding sequence ATGAGAAAGAAACGTAAAGCTGCTCGCAATCGTCATGGATTGCAGGTTGTTACTTTGTGTATCAGCACGGCTATGGTGTTGATTTTGTTGGGAATTGTCGTCTTTTCTGTGCTTACAGCCAGGAATATGTCAACCTATGTAAAGGAGAATCTTGTTGTGACGATGATGCTTCAGGATGATATGACCAATCCCGAAGCACAGCAACTTTGCAGTCGTTTGCATCAGTATTCCTATATCAACAAAGTGGATTTCATCAGTAAGGAGCAGGCTTTGAAGGAGCAGACACAGGCTTTGGGAACAGATCCTTCGGAGTTTATCGGCATCAATCCGTTTCAGGCTTCCATAGAGATTAAGCTCAAAGGTGACTATGCCAACAACGATTCTTTGAAATGGATTACCAAGGAATTGAAGCGTTATCCTAAGGTGGGTAATATCACCTATCAGAAAGGTTTGATGGAAAGTGTCAACACGTTCTTGCAGAAAATCAGTTTTGTTCTGTTGATATTGGCGGGCTTGCTGACGTTTGTGTCGTTCTCACTCATCAGCAACACCGTGCGCTTGAGTATCTATGCACGTCGTTTCTCCATTCATACGATGAAGTTGGTCGGTGCCTCATGGGGGTTCATTCGCCGTCCGTTTGTGTGGCGGTCAGTGGCAGTCGGCATCGTTGCAGCTTTGTTGGCAGTGATCGTTTTGGGCTGTTTTGTCTATGCACTCTACACGTATGAACCCGAAATCTTGACGGTGGTTACCCCCGAAGTGATGGTGATAACGGCCTTGGCTGTGTTCCTTTTTGGCATCATCATCACGGCAATCTGTGCGAGTCTTTCAGTCAACAAGTTCCTGAAGATGAAAGCCGGCGAACTGTATAAAATTTGA
- a CDS encoding DUF3098 domain-containing protein, with the protein MDKKNLAFDKVNFILLAIGMAVVILGFILMSGSGSTEQAFNPEVFSTMRIKVAPVVCFVGFVSIIYAIIRKPKDINTEED; encoded by the coding sequence ATGGACAAAAAGAATTTAGCATTCGATAAGGTCAACTTCATCCTGTTGGCCATAGGAATGGCAGTTGTTATTTTGGGCTTTATCCTCATGAGTGGGAGTGGTTCTACAGAGCAAGCCTTTAATCCGGAGGTGTTCAGTACGATGAGAATAAAGGTTGCTCCGGTAGTTTGTTTCGTCGGTTTTGTGTCGATTATCTACGCAATCATCCGTAAACCAAAAGACATCAACACCGAGGAAGACTAA